One genomic segment of Chitinivibrio alkaliphilus ACht1 includes these proteins:
- a CDS encoding polysaccharide deacetylase family protein, whose protein sequence is MTCLIGVFVLIPALLFGGGLYRIDPPGGLSVEEVPLFVSFGWDDNAYADGVEWVLDYTRDMRNYDGSAVRGTFFITTNFATPGGELNNQTPEGVKNAWLQAYAEGNEIANHTEAHERFVSNKGVDYWLEAIGNANSFIVNEMGIPHDSIMGFRTPFLEYGDGTMEALEKLGFRYDCSVECGFDYYSIRPGEQTDTGWVDYAYSPGRARGGKLHWWPYTMDAGVPEGTNYRASRGVEGMWQIPVNVYQKPPVDFTDFNAIPDDLEVSTVTGFDFNIWNSIDTREEVLQLLKFVFHQRLQGNRSPLTINVHSDYYSIHNTGVNDPDSRDYFTVPLEERKAVLEEFTEYITTFQEVRVVPYATLVDWLENPVPLSDYRAPNRFGLAENGETNSVRDMETQQPRIPHITVSGTELHLRVEESAAYGVDIFTPQGQLVHTVHRGVLDRGLQRFCLNNLDMGRGHYIIRVQGEETVRTLLFVQ, encoded by the coding sequence ATGACCTGTCTTATTGGGGTTTTTGTTCTTATTCCTGCACTGTTGTTTGGGGGAGGTCTGTATCGTATAGATCCTCCTGGGGGGCTTTCCGTAGAAGAGGTTCCGCTCTTTGTGAGCTTTGGCTGGGATGATAATGCCTACGCTGATGGCGTGGAGTGGGTACTTGATTACACTCGGGATATGCGAAACTATGATGGTTCTGCTGTGCGAGGTACGTTCTTTATTACCACCAATTTTGCTACTCCCGGGGGAGAACTGAATAATCAGACCCCAGAGGGGGTTAAAAATGCATGGCTTCAGGCCTATGCTGAAGGAAATGAGATCGCTAATCACACAGAAGCCCATGAGCGGTTCGTTTCCAATAAGGGTGTTGACTACTGGTTGGAGGCCATCGGTAATGCAAATTCCTTTATTGTCAATGAAATGGGGATTCCCCATGATTCGATCATGGGGTTTCGAACCCCCTTTCTTGAGTATGGGGATGGAACTATGGAGGCCTTGGAAAAATTGGGGTTTCGCTATGATTGCAGCGTTGAATGTGGCTTTGATTACTACAGTATTCGTCCGGGGGAACAAACTGATACGGGGTGGGTTGATTATGCCTATTCTCCCGGCAGAGCACGTGGGGGAAAATTGCATTGGTGGCCCTACACTATGGACGCAGGGGTTCCCGAGGGAACGAATTATCGAGCGTCTCGCGGGGTAGAAGGGATGTGGCAGATTCCCGTGAATGTTTACCAAAAACCACCGGTTGATTTTACCGACTTTAATGCCATTCCCGATGATCTGGAAGTATCAACTGTTACGGGGTTTGATTTTAATATCTGGAATAGCATTGATACTCGTGAAGAGGTTTTGCAGCTTTTAAAGTTTGTTTTTCATCAGCGATTACAGGGAAATCGTTCTCCCCTTACAATTAATGTGCACTCAGATTACTACTCAATTCATAATACGGGGGTAAATGATCCCGATTCCCGTGATTACTTTACGGTCCCTTTGGAAGAGCGTAAGGCTGTTTTGGAAGAGTTTACCGAATATATCACCACCTTTCAGGAAGTACGGGTGGTACCCTATGCAACGCTTGTTGACTGGCTTGAGAATCCCGTTCCTCTGTCAGACTACCGCGCTCCAAATCGTTTTGGTCTTGCAGAAAATGGAGAGACCAATAGTGTTCGGGATATGGAAACACAACAGCCGCGAATCCCTCATATCACGGTGTCTGGAACTGAATTACATCTTCGGGTTGAAGAGAGTGCTGCTTATGGCGTGGATATTTTTACTCCGCAAGGACAGTTGGTGCACACTGTACACCGGGGCGTGCTGGATCGGGGCCTGCAACGCTTCTGCCTGAATAATCTTGACATGGGGCGGGGACATTATATTATCCGTGTGCAGGGAGAAGAGACTGTACGTACCCTGTTGTTTGTTCAGTAA